AGACAGTGGAGTACGACACACAGGTATCAGTCTGTTTGTTTTATGgctcctttaattttctccctcgggctttctttcatttttacattttcatcttTGGCTTTTCCCTCGAGGCGTCCAGATACTTGTCCTACTTGGTGTATCCCCTGTGCATCAGTGGAGCCGTTTTCTCTCTGGCCTACTTACGCCAAAAGAGGTGAGCCAATCATCAAATTCATCTCTTCGCTACTTAATTTGTCATTATTAAAGAGCTGCCAGACTTCACATTTGTGCCAACCTCCTTTAAAAAGTCAACTTTTAAAGATTCCTGTCAGATCTGAATGTTTCTTAAATTTTAGGTCTTATCCATAGCTGCCTGACATCTACGTTGTCTATTTTTAAAACTCATCTTAAAACACATTCTTACTCTTTGGCCTTCGAACCAACATtagacattgatcctgctcattTCTATTGTGTTATAGCTGTTTTTACCTTTCATAGCTTAGAgtgtatttatctatttttgtGTACAGGACTTTGTGTCTGATGTAGCTTCTTTTAAAAGAGCTTAATGAATAAAGTTGGTATGGAATGGTTATTATGTATACACTGAAAATCCTCTGATTATTTCACTGACAGTTACTATTCCTGGCTGATCAGCACTCTGGTGACTGGTGAGTTTTCTTGCATCCATCCCCAAAGATTATCTATAAGAAGTACAGTACTTAATTCTTAATAATCTTTCTTTAAAACTAACCTTACTACTCCCTATGGgctcaatttaaaaaacaaacaaacatggcatctcatttcattgttatgctgacgACTCACAGATTTGCCTACCACTGAAACGTAAATCTGTGAGTCCTTTGAAGGGTTTTGTTTGGAGGATGTTAAGGCATGGGTGCCTTTAAACTTTcttaacttaaacagaaaacagaggtCATTGTGTTTGGTCCCTGTGACCACTACGACTTTGGCCCTttagaaatttattttaaaaaaacgcttTGGAAAGAACTTAGGAGTGATTTTTGACACTAATCTCACGTTTGGTAAACAGATCAATGCTGTAATCAGgaccagtttctttcatctccGGCTACTTGCAAAAGTGAAGCCATTCCTCAGTTTTAGAGACTTTGAGAGAGCTATCCATGTCTTTACTCAGGTGTCAGTCTGTCATCAGTTAACCGACTGCAGCTGGCCCAAAACTCTGCAGCACGGTTACTAACTGGCACACACAAGTGAGACTACATATCTCTCATACTAGCATCCTTACACTGGCTGCCAGTTagtttttgaatttattttaagattttattatttgtttttaaggcGTTGCACAGGTTAGCACCCTCATACCTTTCTCATCTTTTGAATTGGCACACTCCGGCAAGATCACTGAGGTCTGCAGATCAAATGCTCCTAGCTGTCCCGAGGTCCCGATTAAAGCACAGAGGAGACCGGGCCTTTGCTGTGACTGCCGCTTCACATCAGGACCTCCCCAACATTATACACTTTCAAAACCCATCTGAAAACCCACTTTTATTGCTTCGCTTTTAAATCAGATGAGTTTGCACCACTTTTATTTGTCTCAAATCTCCTCATTTTATTCTCCGTTTCTTAAATTTTATCATCTCTTCCTATGTTTTTATCTCTTTTGATTATCTTACATTTACTGAACCTTGGTCAagagttgttgttttaaatgtgctatatagaTAAATTTGACTTTGAGTTTGACTTTTACTATTATTTActtttgtatttattacttGTGTGCTGTTCTTAATTTTCTAATACCTGCCTCCTCGTCTCAGGAGTGTACGCCTTTGGCTTCCTGTCTATGGCCCCTCAGCTCTACATTAACCACAAGGTTTGTGTGCCAGCTAAACTGCAAAACTTCAGAAATATTTTCTTTGGCTAAAAtttgtatgttaaaaattaaaacaaaacaaacctccTCCCTTCTCCCTTGTTTGTTCACTTTTTACTGTGGGACAGCTGAAGTCTGTGAGTCACCTGCAGGGGACAGTGTTGATGTACAGGGTGAGTATTTCTCAAGCTCATTCACAAGCAGCATCAGCAGGTTTCATTTGTGCTGCGTTTTTGTGTTAAAGCGATCCAGTTCGGTCAGTTATCCTCTCTCGTCTCCAACAGGGAGTCAACACGCTGATTTCAGATCTGTGCTCCTGTgcctcctttttttcctcctctggaTCCTTCTCTTCCTCGCATCAACTTTCCTGCTTCAGAGATGagcttctcttctttctctacCTCTACCAGCGAAGGTACCATGACCCAAAAGTAATACCACAGTCCCAAACACACATGGACCAAAAACACTCattggccactttattagttacacTTTGCTATTAAGATGTTTTACCCTCTTTTTCCTTCagaactgtctaaattctttgtggcacacaAATCATTAAGTGTTGGGAACATTAATGTGAGATTTTGGTCAATATTGATATGATAGCACCACAGATTTGCTGCAGAtatgttggctgcacatccttGATGCgaatctcccattccaccacaCCCTAAAGGTGATCTACTGGATTAAGATCTGGTAACTGTGGAGCTTATTTGAGTACAGGGAACTGAGTTAGACAAGATTGGAtttttgtgacatggtgcatGGTACAATGTGGTCATAGAGGGATTTAGGAGGTCATATGatagttggggttttctctgttttctttgcattgttgtagggtctttaccttacaaaataaaacaccttgaggcaactgtcgTTATAATGTGGTGCTGAATAAAGAAAACtgaagtgaagtgaagtgaagtgaagtgaagtgaagtgaaTGTTGTCAGCCACAGGACTCAGGTAGGCTGCAGTGTTTTGATGAACCCAGGCAGACTCtaacctcagtttcctgttcttagctgacattAGTTGCACCTAATGTGATCTTCTGCTGCCGTAGCCCATCTCCTTCAAGGTTCGACGTGCTGTGtgtgcagagatgctcttctgcataccttggttgtaatgagtgattatttgagttacttttgcttttctatcagctcaaagcagtctggctgtTCCCCACTGTCCTCTGACCTCAACAAGACACTTTgtcccagagaactgctgctcactggatattttctctttagaGATGTTTGTCTAAGttcctgaaatactcagaccaggcCAACAACCATGTCACGTTCAAAGTCAAATcatctttcttccccattcaCATGCCgtgtttgaacttcagcaggtcatctggaCTGTGTCTAAGTGCTTAAATtgcattgagttgctgccatatgatggctgattagatatttgtattaacaggcagttgaacaggtgtacctaacaaactGGCTGGTGAGAGTATATCaaagtactttttaaaaaacaagttttaGAACGTTTTATCTTTACTTATGAAGCACCCTGTAAGTATTCTGGTTTCATTTAGTTTTCAAGTATTTTCATACTGCTATTAATTTTACCACTAAGAGGACACCCAGCTGTGTTTTGATTTCGGCAGTGTCGATAGTTTTCACACCCTTACTGAGTGACCAGAAAAGGATTCCTTGCACTCAGGTAGTATGCAGCATAAACAAACCTGTTCCAGTGTGAAACAGAGTGCTTCCTGTTTGGTCTGATGACTTTATGGTTGGCATAGTAACAGAGATGTGATGATGATAGAGACAGATTAAGTGAGCAACTTCTGTCATGCCTCGCCTTGTTAGATGATTCATCAAGGCCTTGTTCCTAGGTTTGCCTAGAGTCTGGTTGAGTATATTGTAGGTACTCCAGTACAGCTGCTTTGCTGATTCTACGTCACAAATACAGATAATCAACACGACATTCAAATACTACAACAATATGCATATGCTCATATCCAAGATAATCCCAGTGACTTTAAGTCGTATTATTTTCAAGTACACGCCACATACTGACGTTTTAGACACTCTTGAGCCTTTCTTCTTGTCTGTTTGTGTACATCCATACTCACAAATCAATTTGTATTTCCAACATAACAGCAGTACTCTCTTGCTTTTGTCTCACTCATGTCTGCACCAGCCGTTTCGCTTCCAAACCCAGAAAACGAGAGCCCGTCCCTCACACCAAGAAAGTGAAGACTCAGTGAGGAGAAGACAAGCTTATCTTTTCAGAACTCGAAAGAtcagctttaaaataaaaacagatgtgaACTAATGAGCCTTGGGGatgtaaaacagagacacaggcaGGACACATGCCCACATGTGTGCCACAGCAGCTCCTGACCGATTCAGACTCTGTGCTGCTGCATATTCGCggcgctgctgctgctttttgctTGGAATTGATGAAGCTTCCCCTTTACTGCTGCTTTGACTCGGCTCCTTCATCTATCAACATCTCTGCTGTACATTTTATGCTGGGTGACCTTTCACAAATGatttctgcagcatcacatcAGCGCTTGTAACGTGGATTTATTTGCCGGATCCTTCTCTTTATACAAACATGAGGGAGCTGGAGTGTTTGGGTACGCTGCGAAGGATTAATCCTTCAACTCGGTGATTCAACAATTAGTCTTTCTGTCACTGAGCTTcacatgattcacagttcagaaGAATCCTTATGTATCTTGTAGGGACACTTTGTCCCACATCAGCTCAATTTTAATCTCAAACAGGTTATTTTAGCATTTTATCTCTCCTCATTAAAAGTCAACTTTCTGCAGAATGCAGTGGCCTCATATGCCATCGGGGAAAGTCCCTGCCAGCTGGGCCGCACAGGAGGCACCAATTCTGGAAACATATTAATCAGACTACATAATGCAGCTTCAATCGCAATATGGAAAGCATGGGGTAAAATACAAAGAACCGTAACATTTATAATGCTACACGGTGAGATGTGGACttctttttgcacatttttcctCAAACTGTGAATATTATTTTGCTTATCAACACACAATCTATCTTTATAACAACAATGAGAAGAATCGATCTGCAATTATGGCTATTTTTTATTTGAAGCATGATGCTGTGTTTTAGCCACACCCTGGATGCTGATTGGTCTGTGTTAGAGGTCAAGTCCAACGCATCATAGGGAACTCTAAGTCACCTCCAGTGATGCttcttttgttcatctttaatggCATGAGATAAAGTCTTCCCATTCACTATCAAGTTGTACATGCAGAGTTAGTTTTGCTGTCAGTTTACCGCAAACCAATTTGAAAAAGACTAACTTTGTCAAATTAGcacataaaaagaaatgtaacaGTTAAAAACATCCAGCACATCTGCATCATTAAAAGAAGTCTGTTTCTTTTCACACGGCACTATCAGTCCATCTGAAGCTTTTTACCGTGCTCGCAGGCCCGCTGCATTAAACTCTGCTGATTTCTGACTGAACTGCTCGAACACAAACATTTACTTCaaaattgctgtttttttttaatgttttggtaATGCACTCTGCCTGTTCATTGTttggttctgttttttttttaaaaataaactggaaTTGTAAATCTAAATTGACTGATTGAGCTGTTTAATTGGCACAGTCAATGTTACACATACATGCAGTGAAATAGGACCCCTTCCGACCGTACATACATTCCACAAACATGACgtaagacaggtcagagagagGTAGGATggtaagaaaaacaatgaaatacacaatacatgagggaagaggagggaaaaaaagaactccACCCACACTGAGCTCCTAATGGGAGAGCAGTTtgagaacaggaaaaaaacccactCAGCACAATGAAGCACATGAATCTTCAcaccttacagtataaaaaaaaaataacatgtgactgtatatctgtgtctgagtacctgtgtatgtgtgcgtgcgtggGTGTATCCTGTATCCAACTCGAGAGAGAGCGCCCTTTCACCTAGTTTTAAGCAAAAGTCAACAATCCCCAAGCCGACACAGGTGACCTTGAGGAAGTAGAGGATAGAGCAGCGAGTCATACACCGTCTTGTAATCTCTGAGAATTTGTTGTTCCACTTTCAGCCCTGGAGCTCCCAGCTGGTGAGGGGAGGCCGCGTGAAGATAGTGGTTGTTTGGGTTTGGTTTAGGGCGAAAAAAACTGCATTCCAAGTCAGATGATCTAATGTCCATGGTCTCCAGGTCTATTGATTTCCTGTTGCAGAGTCACAAGCTTCTCCATGATTGCATCTATATTGTGTTCAATAAGCACAGCCCGAGTACTCGTGGCTCTGCCCAGGCCAGCCTTAAATACTTTAATTCTATACAGATTTAACACATAACAGCTCGACTGGTTTCTAGGTGTTTTTAGCCAGCTGACTCagtcaataaataaatgttttaaatgtgtctCTCAGGTTTGACCTCAGAATGGATGAGGTCaaacaatttaaattttaaagggatgtgtgtgtattactgACACTTTAAACAAATATGACTGACAGCCACAttcatgaatattttaaaaatctacAAATTCTATATATTTGTGTACATTACTATGCAAAAATCTTCCACCCCtcatttctatatattttgccTCCATGGAGCcagacttttttttgtaaattttttAAGTGGTCTTGAGAACTAGTTCTCCAGCCTTTCTGAAGCTCTTTCACAGTTTACTACTCACCTTCAgcccagtccttgtacctgaccattttcaagCCACTCAACACAtgattatgaacacagaaaggTATTTTTGATCCACTAtgtaataccatctggaaaccaTCTTCACTGTCCGTCATgataatgatcccaaacacactgctagtgcagtaaaaacatacctggatagaaaaacccACAATGAAACATCCGgactgcaaaataaaggaaTCCCcgtgggatcattttgacagagaacagaacaaaagacaaaaacagccaAAGAAGAACTCTGTAGGTCCTATAACATGTATCATCCTTATACgtattaaaatataaagaaatgatagCAGTACTGCATATTGctaattttagttttatacacAATAACTAGTGTTCCTGTGGATTTTTGTTAAAGGTCACAGTTAGTGTACTGTTAATCCTTAGTGGTAAGAACTGATATATTTACAGATTAAACTTTGACAGAGTTTGCAGGAGTCAGAGGAAAGCCAAACAAATGTGGGTAATGTATTCTGAACGATGCACTATTTCTAAAATTGTGGTTTCAATGTAACCACACCTTCACTCATTAACTTATTAGGAGCTTATATTTACATTAGGTTGTTTCTCTCCTTTTCCATAGTTTGATAGAGGCGATTGTTCGAGAGAAATGAGAGTTTCCCCTTGGTGAAGAAACAAAAGCCAACAAATCCTCAGACTGTACTTAAACTATGCCTCAGCCCACAGAGACAAAGTTTCACCGCCTGATGTTAAGTCGATGTCTATGATTAACAGAGAAAGATAAAGAAGATAAACAGAGCAAGTATCTGTGAAACCCGCAAAAACACCAACCCTAACCCACATAGCAACAAACAGTaacttttattaaatgcttccTGTTTCATGTAATGATGGTGTTAATGTGGGTGGAACGGtttcaccacacacacacacacacacacacacacacacactttttggCACGACAGCTTTAACTGCAGACTGCAGACATTCCGGTCGGGAACAGTTCAACACCAGTTAGGAAGATGCTGCTTGTGCTTGGGATCTTCTTCCTGCTCTTTTCGCCAGGTACGTAATAAACATCTGACTGCTCAAACTGtaggtcaaaggtcgtgggaatttttgtttttcccacaGACAGGGTGACAGCTCAGTAAATctgaaaaatacatatatatatagaaacTGCCAGAATGACGAATAACTTACGAGTGTGCAGTGATAAGTTTCAAGCCTTCTCCTTATGAAAAACAAGTATCTCACGCTGTTGTTTCCAGACGTCTGTAAGTCTGTTTTTTCTCCGTCTACAATGTCACCTTTACCCAGAAATAAGAGAAGTTTGTAATCAGGTTGGCCGGCTGTGTTGCTGAAGGACATGCTGTAAATATCAGTGTTAGTCTCCGCTGATTTATCTTGATTAATAATTCACTAGTTTCAGGCGTTTAACTCTAATGCCCTTCACCATTTAATTCCCACAGCAGGTTTATGGATTAACACCAGAACCGTACTCAACTGCCCTTCACAGTAATGCCTGATTGACAGAAACATTAGTAGTCCTCAAACCAGTAGTTtagctcttcttttttttttaaaagaaatctgCCTTTCAATcaagtttcagtttttcttgttCCTCACATCTGCAGCGCTGCCACTGAAGTGCTACGTGTGCAGCTCATCAGCCACCAATGAAGAATGCAACCAGAGTTCCCAGGAGTGTAAAGCACCTCTCAACACATGCATGACTGTCGTCGACACTTTAGGTAATTTATCTCACAACATCAACGTGCAATCAAGAAACCTGACAGAGGTTTAGTAGCAGGTATAAATGAATCTAAACATCCTTCTAAAGTTCCTTTGTGTAGTAGGATTTTTATGAAGGGCACTTACTCATTAAACTCAGTTCTTGGTCAATGTCAGTGTAGAAAATATAATCCctgctgtttgtctgtgtgctgCTCAGATACAGCAACAGCCATAACAAAGCAGTGTGCCAGCCAGGCCACGTGCAGAGGAGCTGCCTCCACCGCCTCAGTCGACTCAAACGGAAACGGGAACGCCGTCAGCTGCTGCAACAGTTATGACTTCTGTAACTTCAGCGGAGCCGACTCCATCAACAGAAACACCAAGCTGCTGCTCCTGACTGTCGGTGTGGGATTTCTGCTGTCATGCTGAGCTCAGTGGGATGTGCAAACCGTACAAACTACACCGCTGCCGTCTTCACACTACCTGGAATCTTATCCATCTTGTAAATACTGTTTATATTCGAGACTGTTTaacaaaaagcttttaaaatatCACTGTGTACTCCACATGCACAATTAGATATCGTAGTAAATGTGTCAGTAATACTGACAGACAGAGCTAATTGTTACACGTTAAAGAGTCTTCTATATTAAATCATGGCTCTGGCTCAGAAATTGACTTTAGTGTTTAATTCCACAAAAAGTAAAGGCAGTAAGCTTATATTAGCTTAtctgacagaaatctgtggATTTATCTGGTATTCCTGGATATTTGATGGTCAAAAATGTCTATTATGCTCAAGAAATGAATGCCCAGTTACAAAAATGAACGAACATTAACATTAGTTGCTTAAAATGCTTATGATTTTCCTTAGTTTAcagtagtttcattttaatggagagagagacagaacaagaaaataaatatattgatttgCATGTCAGTGAGTGAAAGTATTTAATCCTAAAACATGACTTAGTACTTGATGGAGAAACCCATGTTGGCTGCAGAGTGGTAAGATGTTTCTTGTAGTTGGTCACCAGGTTTGAACACATCTCAGGAGGAATTTTGGTTAGGTTGATGCCTCAGAGCtcattttggtttcatctgaccaaaGCTTTTCCTCCCAGGCCTTCTCTGAATCATGTAGATGTTCACTGCACAGTACATGCACCTTCCTGAGCAGGGATCTTTTGGGTGCTGTAAGATTTCAGCCATTTCCGCCATCACATCCCCACAAAAACCTCAGCAGCCCATCCTTGACATCAAAATCCATGC
The genomic region above belongs to Oreochromis niloticus isolate F11D_XX linkage group LG11, O_niloticus_UMD_NMBU, whole genome shotgun sequence and contains:
- the LOC100689947 gene encoding prostate stem cell antigen; this encodes MLLVLGIFFLLFSPALPLKCYVCSSSATNEECNQSSQECKAPLNTCMTVVDTLDTATAITKQCASQATCRGAASTASVDSNGNGNAVSCCNSYDFCNFSGADSINRNTKLLLLTVGVGFLLSC